The genomic DNA GGACACGTATAAAAACTTActttgttgccacaaatcaacaaattgGTCCTCTATTTCTGACATACATCTAACTTTGTGCTTTTGATCACCGACATTGCTGTGGCTGTGCTTGTTGTGCTTCCTTCTTCAGTCGCCTTGCCCCCTGATTGGTCATTGTTTGGTTCTGTGTGACATCAAGAGTGCATGCTTAGCAGTCCTTGGTTTCCCCCTCATGCAACAGGATTTCAGATCTCCTGatgttgaaatatttatatttatgatttcaaaCCAGAGTCACTCCAATCACCTTTTCAGCTTATCAGAGAGAGACaaatcactcttaacacaccacACCCCAAAGGATGGGTGTGTTACTATACATCGATGTAGATCAGTATGATATCCAGTTAAAtcaatagaaagtcaaaatatcaatTCACACTGTCATCTTTACGctgcacctttattttaaaattcctcCTATAAGCCTGTTCGGCAGTTTTTGTCCAGTTGTGTGTTGTCCTTAACTTTCAAAAGCTAGTGTATTAGTATTCATAACGTTCAAAATTTAACACTCTTCCCTCAGCTTTGTGGACATCATTTGGACTTAAACTACACCAGAGCAGGCCTTCTGCCTTTATTTGCCaaccatgtttgcatttttagtCTATATACAATCAGCATCTAAGTTCATTCACAGTTAGAAATCGATCTTTTCTCTCTATCTACCCTTGGCTGAAGCAGTGCGTGTTAAATTTGATATCATGACATGATATCAAGTAATATTAATGTCAGGCTCCTGAGTAAAATCAAAGTCATGTAATGGGAAAAAACTGTGATATTGAAAATATTGTATAATTGTACGAAGAATCTGTACCCTATCCAATCCTGTCCCTTCCcctcctatcctatcctatcctattctaTCCTATACTGTCCCATCCCACCCTGTCCAATGCCATACCTTCCCATCAGATCCATACTGTCCGGCTCTGCCCAATCCAGTCCTTTCCTATCCCTTCCATCCTGTCCTGTTCCACCCAATCTTGTCCTATTCTattctgtcctgtcctgtcctgtcctgtcccgTCCTATCCCATCCAGTCCCATCCATACTGTCCTATCCTCTCCCGCCCAATTAAGTCCTATCCTGTCCAATCATTCCCGTCCCTTTTcatccatcctctcctctcctctcctctcctctcctctcctctcctctatcctctcctctctcctctctggacctgtcctatcccatcccatcccatcccatcccatcccatcccatcccatccctaCTTTCCTGTACCaccctatcctatcttatcctatcctatcccatcctgTCCCATATTTATGAAACGGGGGAATTACACCCCTACAAAACGACAGTATAATTTTTTATAACATCAGGTCATTGGGCCCTTGCTGACCTTGGTCTGAAGGAGGGAATTTATCCCAATCTCTTCACCATTATGATACTATTTTTAGGATAATGGTTATTGGTACAACATTTTATGCTAATCAGATAAATTTGCTCTTCAAaaactttttcttaaaattagTCCTCAAAGGGGGCTGCATCGCATAACTGGGACCCTAttatattaaattgcaattacTAATTATTATATTAGTGTGGAAAATATACAAAGGCATTCATAAGAGGAGTACAGCTTCTCTATTTCCAGCCCTAATTCTGGCTACTTAATATCTATTTTCACATTCACCTGGTGTCGTTCTCTTGGTTTCCAGTTACCTGAGCTTCCGTCTGCTGGGAGCTgcccttcctctcctctctgaagCTCAGCTGAAGGAGGTTTTATCTGGAGAAGTGATGATGCACTACGGGGAACACGTCGTCTCTGCTCAGGTGAGTGGCCTCAGCTGTTAACTTCAaacaaccatccacactgatTCTGTTCTTTGAAGGGgttgttgtgaaaaatagcttTTAGTGTTTAATGGCATCACTGCTAGTCTGTCTTTAAGAAAAACGCAGAGTTGTCAGTCCCATAAATAATGGTTCAGATGGCCGCTGCTTTCATTTGGATCATATTCAAGAGTGATTTCATAATTTGAGCTCCAGTGAATGTAAACACACTACTGTCTCAGAGTTAGTCTGGTATTCTGATAAATTAAACACACTGTTACATCTGTTTTCAGCTAAACTTTAAGCTTTCatgaaagcttttatttcttcttccGAAAACAGATTTATGTTTAAAAGTTTGCAATCTGTCCGGAGGTTTATCAGGCTCATCATCTCCACTTCAAGAAGGAAATCAGCGCTGTCTGTTTTCTCTGAAATCATTGATCAGAAACATTACTGGCTGACTACTTTGAATCTTCTCCATTAATTTTCTCTCTCAGAAACCGGACCGCTTCAAACTGGCCCCAGAAATGGAAGTCTATGTGTCAGACTTCCTGCAGGGCTGTCAGGACTCAGACAAACAGCTGGCAGCGATGGTCGGCTTCTCCTCCTTAACCCACCAGGGTTACCCGGTGGTGCCGTCAGTATGGAGGGTGGTTCAGCACCTTCagcctgcagctctgcagaaCTATGTGGACTGGCTGAAGAAGATGTTCCTCCAACCTCAGCTGGACAAACTGCTGGACTTCAGCACCCGCAAGCAGAAGGACAATAAGGAAGGAGGAGATCAGTGAGTTAATACAGCTGTTATATTTTTAACAAGGCTTTTATCCGTCTGTGATCCTCCTGTTTGTTTACCTTAATCATGAGcaagtgtaaaataaaataatgcaaataatgattttgttttctcaGGAAAGAAAGCTCTGTTTTCCGCCTGAGGAAGTGGATCATCGCTCGGCTCGCCTCAATCATAGACAACCACCAGGTGAAGAGGCAGGAGGATCTCATCATGGACATCGCCCGGTGAGAAACTGACTGATATTAAGCAGTGTCGACTCtctgtttgattaaaaaaggtCCTAACCTGGTGTTTCTTTTCCAGGTTTGTCTTTTTCCACGCTTTCTTCAGTGCGAAGAAAGCCTCAGCAGAAAtcccagagacagagaggaagctTTCTGTTCCCCTGGATGATAAAACCAGAGCCGTGCTCGTCAATTCTTTCTTTGGGTACAAGTTAAAATCATCTCGAGCTCTACCTGTCTCTATTTACCAAAGTTTTCCTTGGTTCCTTGGTTTTTCCAAATTCTCTGCTCTGTTGTTAGACGTAAAAAAAACTTCAGTGTGCAGCAAGCATGGAGACTTAATTTGTTCGGGGTTTCTTTTAGTGAGACTAGCCTTTTTTGCCTGTCCCTCCTCCAGACTCCTCCTGTCCATGCATCACCTCCCTTTAAACGAGGACTCACCTGAAGGCACGGCTGTGAACCAGAAACGGGTGCTGGGTGTGACAGCAGATGGCACCATGTGGATCTACCACCTGGTCCAGTATGCACAAGTCCTGCTGAACCAACCCAAACATGTCCAGAGCTGCAAACCCTTCAGCGCCGAGCAGAGGCAGGCCTGGGACAGGTAAGATAACAGAACCtggtctagatcagtggttctcacaAAGCTATTTTTAGTGGGTCGCAAAGGCATGCCTGGAAAAACCAGGTGATGAAATCAATGACGTATGGAAGGTCTAAGCAGACagattagttttattttactctattttccAAAATAATAGGGTATTTTGGaggttttctcaagatcttaaCTTATCCATGGACAACAAGCTAACATATATATGTCAGGAAAACAACCACAATTTACACCTTGCCATTGGAAATGGAATCTAATACAATGTATTCATGAATGTCAGTTTAGGGTTTTTATAATGACACAtttgtcttgtctcttcttTCAGTTAGTTTCAGTTCAGTTAGTCCATATATGGTgcaaatttcaacatttttggaatttggtTTAGATCAgcggttcccaaccttttttccttagcccccccccacacacacacacactcatatcTAAGAGAAGGTAAGCTCACCCCTGAACCCATTTAAACatcaatttgaattgttttcatgaaaaaatcccaacataatggGCCTACATACATTTGTTCTGGACAAAATATCTATGTATgaactatccattattattaCGGTGTATAAAAGAGGATCTGgtaatttttaagaaaaaaataaaattcttgagtctaaaaagttgttaattacaaggaaaaaaatagaattattttACTTCAAAAGCTGTAAATGTACTTGAACCAAAACATAGATTTTTTGGGactgtaaagtcaaaaatccaaccTCTGTTTTCaactttcttgtatttttttcactttacccTGTTGTAAATTTTAGGTTTTAAAACTTGATGTTTTAGAGTTTTTGGTGTCAAAATTTAAgcctttttaaactttgatctcaattttttttctttaaaatttccaACTTTGCTAACCCTgaaattttgcatttaattgaTCCAAAAGTGTgcacaaaaatgaacagattctcTTCATGTTTCAGCTTTAGGTTGGCTCTAATGCTTTATGTTTCCAATCATGgtttcaaaatatatatatttacgtGTAATTTTGACAGCTCCAGGGCAGACAGGGTCCCACATGTTAAGTCGGCTCATTACTTACACTTGTTTGTCTGTGTAGGTCTTCAAACCCAGGAGAATATTGTAAGCCTCGAACTCTTTACACTTGATATTTCACATGGTCCTGAATCCTGTTTGTTTCTGCACTCTCCCACTTCCTTAAATATTTAGAAATGATTccaattaaaggaaataaagtcTCTAATGACTCCTGTGTTACAAAGAAAGCAGCAGGGGAAAAATTTGCCAACACAGCTGTCAGTCATGATGTCGCATCGGCTATTTTTTGTATCAAATAACAAATTAAAAGTGATAttatcagaaaaatgtaaatattagcatCAGTCAGTGATAGCAACTTCTTATAACGAACAAAATCTAAGAATGATTTAACTGACGTGCTTTTCAAAGTTTGTCCCATGtaccatctgttaacatggaggaggtgggttttatatctttttatacagtctatgaGCTGAACTTTCATCAGTGTACTTTACAGCATAAAAGTGTAATTTtacctttattatttttaatcaattagtCTTTTGCAGCTATGCTCACTTAGAAGAGAAACAGTAGGATGCATTGTTAAAGACAGCTGTTAACATTCATGCATTTTCACACGTTCATGCTACACTGTCTATCTGTCTAATGAGCTCTACTGAAGTGTGAACATGTCTGATGGCTGATTCttcatctctgtgtttttttcagcatgaTAGAGTCGGTGGCGGCCCTGAAGAAGAGAGCAAAGAAAGGCCAGAGTGCTGAGAGTGGTGCGTTCCAGCAGCTCTTCCTATTGGTCGGCATGCACCTGTTTAAGGTAAAGAACACCACCAGAGATGTGATATAAAGAAGTCTCGATGTTTTGGGATCTTTGCAGACTTGTGTTGACCCTTGAAAGTTGCAAAGCTGGAGCGTTCCCTGACTGAGAGTGGTAAACTGTTCCATAGTATGCTccctttgaaaaatacattGGCTCAAAGATTTTAGATGAACTACAACAATAAACATCATGTAAACATAGTAAACTTATTGTCCCCTGAAGGCCCCTGATGAGCTCCTGGACATTATGAAGGACCTGCAGAGCTGCATGGACAAAGCTCAGGAGAAGAAGgccaaaaagaagaagaagaaaccgGGTGAGCCCTCTTTTGTCCACtctcactgaccactttattaattcattttcgcatgcagacatggtcaaGCCGCTATGCTGAAGTTTAAATTaggcatcagaatggggaagaaaggggattaaagtgactttgaatgttcAATAGTTGTTTGTGGTCTGGAAGACtcccaaattctgaccctaccattcAAAAGTCAAGACTCACCAGACCAGACACCATTTTTTCTGTGAAGACTGCGTGAATTGAAGCTTTGCACAATTAAGGCTGAGTACTTACAGCCTTATTTGTGCAAAGATATAAACAGCACAAAAGTAAACAAATTCATCCTTAAAGTTTGtgacttttattttcctttggcgcagcctcagagcagacggaggaggaggagccggAGTGGGTGGAGGTGATGGTGGACATCTTGTTGTCCCTGCTGTCCCAGCAGAGCCGACACATCAGACAGGTCTGCAAAACGGTCTTCTCCTCCATCTGCCCCCACGTTACTGCTGCAGCCCTCACCGCCATCTTGGATGTAAGTATCGCAGATGAAGTTGTGCCCtgtcaaaagcagaaaaagtcaACTTGATCATGATTGTTCTGTCGTTACGGTTCATGGCGGAGCATGTTTTTGGAAGAGTTTGGTCCTGTGACACATGGGCTTAAAGGATGTCTGGTACATTGTGTACTGTGATTCATGGCACTGGTCTTAAATTCCTCTCTAAAACTCTCAGATTTAACCATCAGTGTACCCAGTTAAAACATGACTTCtgcagataaaaacatgaagtagtgttttgtgtatttattttcaatcattttttagCTGAAGATTTCCCATCTCATACTTGGGGCTCAGCTAAATCTTGGAGCTTCAGCAGCAGATTTAGAGGGCTCAGTTGTGCATTTATTGGTGTTTGTTAAGATTTTAGTGCGTCACACTCTTGTACGACAATAACAAATCAGTCATTGTGCTGTCATCAATACCTGGTTAAGATGATCAACAGGAAACCCATCATTTTTGCTAAATGCTTCATTACTGCTCTGCCATCTGTAGTAAATAAGAGACTGTAATATTATTCGGTCATTCAGCTAATCAGCTCTGTAGTAAAAGCTTTGTAAAGTGGTTTTAATTAGACTGATCTCTGTGTAGGTGCTGGACCCAGACAAGGATAATGAAGAGGACGGCGCTGTGGTCATCACTGATGACGACAAAAcccagaagaagaaaacagacgaggatgaagatgaagacaTGGAGGTCAGTTCTGCCCAGTCTTTAATACTAACACTGATGCCATCTAATAAAAAGGACCAActaaagactgttttttttttataaaagttGAGGGGATTTGAGGGGTCAGCAAATCTCTTAAAACATTTCAATCATCTGATCcttaaaatcctgaaatttGTGATTCACCAGCAGGATGAGTCTGATGCATCAGATGACGACTTGGAAGGGGATGAGAAAGATGACGAcaatgatgaggatgaggaggaggaggaggatgatgatgatgatgatgaagatgactTAATGGAGGCTGAAGATGAGGGAGAGGTGGACCAAAATTTCCGTTTGGAGCTGATGAAggtcctgcagcagcagaacgCTCTGGTGGGTTTCAGCCTTTGTAACACCCTGCTGTTTTATTGCTTATCTGCAGAGTTAGTGCTTTAACATGGTTAAATTATGCCTGGACCATTAGCTTTTTAGTTTTATCACTGCACAGCtgaaattcaatttaaaatgtgtgtgcTCTGCTGTGCTGTGTACTCAGGCCACAGAGGAGGATGGCAGCAGTGATGAAGACCTGGATGATGAAGCCATGATGGAGCTGGATAAGGGTCTGGCTGCGCTGTTTtcagagcagaagaagaagaaccaaGCCAAGAAGGATGAGAAGGCAAAACTACAGAAGGAGAAGATGCTGGTCCGAGATTTTAAGATCAAGGTAAAACATAAGAAAATGTTAACTGCATGCAGGAAGAGTAAGGAAGGATGATGCTTCTGTCCtagttttattataaaagaatCCTTCCTCACACCCTAAAGCTGTCCCCCTCCGTGTGTCACAGGTGTTGGACCTGGTTGAGGTGTTCGTGGCCCGGCAGGCTGGCAGTCCTCTCGTGCTCGGTTTGGTCGAGCCACTTCTCGCCATCATCGACAGAGGGATGAGCTCCGACAGCGACCAGCAGGAGCAGGACTTCCTCCGCAGAGCTGCAGACATCTTCAGGtaacaaacatcagctgtagGTGAAGCGTCTGTCAATCTCTGGTTTGATGTTTACTCTTCCATTCTATTTAATTCATATTTGTTATCCTGTGATATTTGTGGAGTGTCAAGTATAGTTTTTGGTTTGAAgacatttctccttttttatgcAGACATAACCTTTGTTTGCAGTcttctttttatatttaagttaagttttaatttacgctttccttttttaatctgGAGGTCAGGTCTGCAGTTGGGTGAAGTTTGGTGGTATGAGatacttggctatagtagtggcgtTAGCCTCCAATGATTGAGATGAGAATGTTTTATCCACGAAGTTTAACGAGTTTTACATTCacatgggccaagaaaatatgttgacTCGCCTGTACGTTGTGTTGAAAATatacaaagcacttcatttctcccaaaaaaacaCCTCTGTGTCTGACACTcatttacgatgcagcttttggcattttgtctccttctgccTCTGCGCACTGAtctcctctgatcagctgtgtgggtctgcaggcttctacagagataataacaccacaccaagctagAACAAAGATAATATTGGCGATTTCGActcgagtgatgatgatgtgccgtttactgtggatacgaaAGCGTATTTGTATGAGTTGTAGTTCACCAAAGAAGAACAtctacagatggagagtcagcgagttgaaagagagagcagagaaacttcatttgaaagttttgagcaggagagatcccgagCATGGGTTCACATTTTCCATACCTACACCACTAGGTAACACGGGGTCTCTCCTGATGTGGACCACTCACATATATTTGCTCACCAttatttcttttgctttttaaagcaCAACATCCACTTGTGTTGCGTCCACATCTCCATCTCTCAAAGGTGTTGGCTGAATGTTGGCATAGCTGTTTATAGGGCTCAGTATTTACCTAAAATAAACTCAGACCTACATATATCCATTCTCTAAGATGAAACactatttaaatttatttacagAATATTTATTCCAATAAATGGGGTTGTGCCTGCCACTGCACATTAAACAGAGTCTGTTTTCCTCAGGCTCTGCCTCGTTACACATATTTACGGCTCCTCTCTCTGAGtgagtctgtttgtttgtttgttttgatgtgatttttgtttgttttcaggaaCCAGCTGTGCAGGTCGAAGGTTTACTGCAGGACTGTTGGTGACAGACAGGGGGAGCTCCATGACCTGCTGGATAAACTGATGACAAAAGCCCAGAAACTGTCCGACTCCTCAGTCTGCCTTTACTACTTCAGGTACAGCTCACTGAACAGAAACATTATAGAGAACACACTAA from Cheilinus undulatus linkage group 12, ASM1832078v1, whole genome shotgun sequence includes the following:
- the mybbp1a gene encoding myb-binding protein 1A-like protein isoform X2, with translation MSVEMVELSVKTPEPVRPAGILQQNRVFLDFFWDIAKPDQDVRLKAVEGLIKYLKTNNKEDELEYTFKRLVDGLSHTREAARPGFSLALGQVLSAFEDISLQSILSRIKEKHNLQSVKKKLLRNALFGNMFGVLSLQQSGRLSKEPPVVLGCVQLLQNLSQHRQHVKDLPSKTMMDILNEISEEVFEEVLLSALQTDLASAFRTPEQLQLLLVALQRFPQTLKPKKLKKLLGSSTIINADNIPKLTEVLKMAAHSVKKEHVLPAVALDLLKLSLKEDSFQLFWNDAIANGMFKEQSGPTHYLSFRLLGAALPLLSEAQLKEVLSGEVMMHYGEHVVSAQKPDRFKLAPEMEVYVSDFLQGCQDSDKQLAAMVGFSSLTHQGYPVVPSVWRVVQHLQPAALQNYVDWLKKMFLQPQLDKLLDFSTRKQKDNKEGGDQKESSVFRLRKWIIARLASIIDNHQVKRQEDLIMDIARFVFFHAFFSAKKASAEIPETERKLSVPLDDKTRAVLVNSFFGLLLSMHHLPLNEDSPEGTAVNQKRVLGVTADGTMWIYHLVQYAQVLLNQPKHVQSCKPFSAEQRQAWDSMIESVAALKKRAKKGQSAESGAFQQLFLLVGMHLFKAPDELLDIMKDLQSCMDKAQEKKAKKKKKKPASEQTEEEEPEWVEVMVDILLSLLSQQSRHIRQVCKTVFSSICPHVTAAALTAILDVLDPDKDNEEDGAVVITDDDKTQKKKTDEDEDEDMEDESDASDDDLEGDEKDDDNDEDEEEEEDDDDDDEDDLMEAEDEGEVDQNFRLELMKVLQQQNALATEEDGSSDEDLDDEAMMELDKGLAALFSEQKKKNQAKKDEKAKLQKEKMLVRDFKIKVLDLVEVFVARQAGSPLVLGLVEPLLAIIDRGMSSDSDQQEQDFLRRAADIFRNQLCRSKVYCRTVGDRQGELHDLLDKLMTKAQKLSDSSVCLYYFSASLYVVKVLRGAPAAETKDDKAAPADLRFVGNMDLDRVSAVFRDALSSFMSRRKSPLTSQMFTDLFSRFPVLCVNLLDAAVQHITSGVRVHQQGQACVLVLRAMQSREAQQLLSGEPWTELCAKVAGQLAVSLQQVGETESKVVKEKVVKTLELCQFLVKHVHQQKMSVDLEPLQKVLQSLTDSITFKKTGKLEDTYWAVMKHFGVMKPKVEKTKADKEADQQQLPKKKKGFLPETKKRKKRNKPVLEPAAAAAADNLTSTDKKGADKGQAKKKHDKKTKQKRPADGVTASQPNPAKKSKAQSESAPAKKKKKKNKQKKEGGGSM
- the mybbp1a gene encoding myb-binding protein 1A-like protein isoform X1, coding for MSVEMVELSVKTPEPVRPAGILQQNRVFLDFFWDIAKPDQDVRLKAVEGLIKYLKTNNKEDELEYTFKRLVDGLSHTREAARPGFSLALGQVLSAFEDISLQSILSRIKEKHNLQSVKKKLLRNALFGNMFGVLSLQQSGRLSKEPPVVLGCVQLLQNLSQHRQHVKDLPSKTMMDILNEISEEVFEEVLLSALQTDLASAFRTPEQLQLLLVALQRFPQTLKPKKLKKLLGSSTIINADNIPKLTEVLKMAAHSVKKEHVLPAVALDLLKLSLKEDSFQLFWNDAIANGMFKEQSGPTHYLSFRLLGAALPLLSEAQLKEVLSGEVMMHYGEHVVSAQKPDRFKLAPEMEVYVSDFLQGCQDSDKQLAAMVGFSSLTHQGYPVVPSVWRVVQHLQPAALQNYVDWLKKMFLQPQLDKLLDFSTRKQKDNKEGGDQKESSVFRLRKWIIARLASIIDNHQVKRQEDLIMDIARFVFFHAFFSAKKASAEIPETERKLSVPLDDKTRAVLVNSFFGLLLSMHHLPLNEDSPEGTAVNQKRVLGVTADGTMWIYHLVQYAQVLLNQPKHVQSCKPFSAEQRQAWDSMIESVAALKKRAKKGQSAESGAFQQLFLLVGMHLFKAPDELLDIMKDLQSCMDKAQEKKAKKKKKKPASEQTEEEEPEWVEVMVDILLSLLSQQSRHIRQVCKTVFSSICPHVTAAALTAILDVLDPDKDNEEDGAVVITDDDKTQKKKTDEDEDEDMEQDESDASDDDLEGDEKDDDNDEDEEEEEDDDDDDEDDLMEAEDEGEVDQNFRLELMKVLQQQNALATEEDGSSDEDLDDEAMMELDKGLAALFSEQKKKNQAKKDEKAKLQKEKMLVRDFKIKVLDLVEVFVARQAGSPLVLGLVEPLLAIIDRGMSSDSDQQEQDFLRRAADIFRNQLCRSKVYCRTVGDRQGELHDLLDKLMTKAQKLSDSSVCLYYFSASLYVVKVLRGAPAAETKDDKAAPADLRFVGNMDLDRVSAVFRDALSSFMSRRKSPLTSQMFTDLFSRFPVLCVNLLDAAVQHITSGVRVHQQGQACVLVLRAMQSREAQQLLSGEPWTELCAKVAGQLAVSLQQVGETESKVVKEKVVKTLELCQFLVKHVHQQKMSVDLEPLQKVLQSLTDSITFKKTGKLEDTYWAVMKHFGVMKPKVEKTKADKEADQQQLPKKKKGFLPETKKRKKRNKPVLEPAAAAAADNLTSTDKKGADKGQAKKKHDKKTKQKRPADGVTASQPNPAKKSKAQSESAPAKKKKKKNKQKKEGGGSM